From Mycolicibacterium nivoides, a single genomic window includes:
- a CDS encoding decaprenylphospho-beta-D-erythro-pentofuranosid-2-ulose 2-reductase yields MVFDAVGNPQTILLLGGTSEIGLAICERYLRDASARIVLAALPGDPGRDDAVAQLRNAGASSVEVIDFDAVDTASHPDVIDKAFASGDVDVAIVAFGLLGDAEELWQNQRKAVQIAEINYTAAVSVGVLVGEKMRAQGYGQIIAMSSAAGERVRRSNFVYGSTKAGLDGFYLGLGEALREFGVRVLVIRPGQVRTRMSAHVKEAPLTVDKEYVAELAVTASAKGKELVWAPGAFRYVMMVLRHIPRPIFRKLPI; encoded by the coding sequence ATGGTGTTCGACGCCGTAGGTAACCCCCAGACGATTCTGCTGCTCGGCGGCACTTCAGAGATCGGGCTGGCGATCTGTGAGCGCTATCTGCGCGACGCCTCTGCCCGCATCGTGCTGGCCGCCCTCCCCGGGGATCCGGGCCGCGACGACGCGGTGGCCCAGCTGCGTAACGCCGGTGCCAGTTCGGTCGAGGTCATCGACTTCGACGCAGTCGACACCGCCAGCCACCCCGATGTGATCGACAAGGCGTTCGCCTCCGGTGACGTGGATGTCGCGATCGTCGCCTTCGGCCTGCTCGGCGATGCCGAAGAGTTGTGGCAGAACCAGCGCAAGGCCGTGCAGATCGCCGAAATCAACTACACCGCAGCGGTTTCCGTCGGTGTCCTGGTCGGCGAGAAGATGCGCGCCCAAGGCTACGGCCAGATCATCGCGATGAGCTCGGCCGCGGGCGAGCGGGTGCGCCGGTCCAACTTCGTCTACGGCTCCACCAAGGCCGGACTCGACGGGTTCTACCTCGGCCTCGGTGAGGCCCTGCGCGAGTTCGGCGTGCGGGTCCTGGTGATCCGGCCCGGTCAGGTGCGGACCCGCATGAGCGCCCATGTCAAGGAAGCCCCGCTGACCGTCGACAAGGAATACGTGGCAGAACTGGCCGTCACCGCGTCGGCCAAGGGCAAGGAGCTGGTCTGGGCGCCTGGCGCGTTCCGCTACGTGATGATGGTTCTGCGGCACATCCCGCGGCCCATCTTCCGCAAGCTTCCCATCTGA
- a CDS encoding arabinosyltransferase domain-containing protein, whose translation MAINSGADAPITSEPVTGPQGTAGRNHRTVRLIAVVAGLLGVLMAVATPLLPVKQTTAQLNWPQNGTWQSVNAPLIGYVATDLTITVPCQAAAGLAGPENRGRTVLLSTVPKQAPKAVDRGLLIERVNNDLLVIVRNTPVVSAPLDAVLSPACQTLTFTAHADKVTGEFVGLTQADASDTADEPDAPLRGERGGYDFRPQIVGVFTDLSGPAPEGLKFSATIDSRYSSAPTLLKLMAMIIGVAMTVIALGALHRLDSADGVRHRRFLPPRWWSMTPLDGLVTAVLVWWHFVGANTSDDGYILTMARVSERAGYMANYYRWFGTPEAPFGWYYDLLALWAHVSTASIWLRLPTLLMALACWWVISREVLPRLGRAVKTNRAAAWTAAGMFLAFWLPLNNGLRPEPIIALGILLTWCSVERGVATNRMLPVAIAIIIGALTLFSGPTGVAAVGALLVAVGPLKTIVARHTSRFGHLPLLAPILAACTVTIILIFRDQTLAGEIQASTFKSAVGPSLAWFDEHIRYSRLFTSSPDGSVARRFAVLTLLVALAVSLAMTLRKGRIPGTAAGPSRRIIGITIISFLAMMFTPTKWTHHFGVFAGLAGSLGALAAVAVTAAAMKSRRNRSMFAALVLFVVALSFATVNGWWYVSNFGVPWSNSFPEYKFGFTTILLGFSVLTLLLAAWFHFSGRDKSPDEPQRRWQRIVQSPLAIAAWVLVMFEVVSLTLAMTNQYPAWSVGRSNLEALTGKTCGLASDVMVEENANAGLLAPINEPPGQALGAVTAQGFGPNGIPSDVSADPVMEQPGAGNFADSDSGTVTGSEVGTEGGTTAAAGVNGSRARLPYGLDPATTPVLGSWRAGTQQPAIMRSAWYRLPDRDQAGPLLVVAAAGRFDPGEVVVQWATDAQAAENKPGGGIGFADVGAAPAWRNLRAPMAAIPREATQIRLVASDDDLAPQHWIAVTPPRIPQLRTLQDVVGSQDPVLLDWLVGLAFPCQRPFGHQYGVTEVPKWRILPDRFGAEANSPVMDYLGGGPLGISELLLRPSSVPTYLRDDWFRDWGSLQRLTPWYPDAEPARLDLGTAIRSGLWSPAPLRHS comes from the coding sequence ATGGCCATTAATTCCGGCGCAGACGCGCCGATAACATCAGAGCCCGTGACGGGACCGCAAGGAACCGCCGGCCGCAACCACCGGACAGTGCGGCTCATCGCGGTCGTCGCCGGTCTGCTCGGCGTATTGATGGCGGTGGCGACACCGCTGCTTCCGGTCAAGCAGACGACCGCCCAGCTGAACTGGCCGCAGAACGGCACCTGGCAGAGCGTCAACGCGCCGCTGATCGGGTACGTCGCCACCGATCTGACCATCACCGTGCCGTGCCAGGCCGCCGCAGGCCTGGCGGGACCGGAGAACCGCGGCCGCACGGTCCTGCTGTCGACCGTGCCCAAGCAGGCGCCCAAGGCCGTCGACCGCGGCCTGCTGATCGAACGGGTCAACAACGACCTGCTGGTCATCGTGCGCAACACCCCGGTGGTCAGCGCGCCGCTGGACGCGGTGCTCAGCCCGGCCTGCCAGACCCTGACCTTCACCGCGCACGCCGACAAGGTGACCGGCGAATTCGTCGGGCTCACGCAGGCCGACGCCAGTGACACCGCCGACGAACCCGACGCACCCCTGCGCGGTGAGCGCGGCGGCTACGACTTCCGGCCGCAGATCGTCGGCGTCTTCACCGACCTGTCCGGCCCCGCACCCGAGGGCCTGAAGTTCTCGGCCACCATCGACTCCCGGTACAGCAGTGCCCCGACGCTGCTCAAACTGATGGCGATGATCATCGGCGTCGCCATGACCGTCATCGCCCTGGGCGCGCTGCATCGTCTCGACTCCGCCGACGGCGTCCGGCACCGGCGTTTCCTGCCGCCCCGCTGGTGGTCGATGACGCCACTGGACGGACTGGTCACCGCGGTCCTGGTGTGGTGGCACTTCGTCGGGGCCAACACGTCCGACGACGGCTACATCCTGACCATGGCCCGGGTGTCCGAGCGGGCCGGCTATATGGCCAACTACTACCGCTGGTTCGGCACCCCCGAGGCTCCGTTCGGTTGGTACTACGACCTGCTGGCACTGTGGGCCCACGTCTCCACCGCCAGCATCTGGCTGCGGCTACCCACGTTGCTCATGGCGCTGGCCTGCTGGTGGGTGATCAGCCGTGAGGTGCTGCCGCGACTCGGCCGAGCCGTCAAGACCAACCGTGCGGCCGCCTGGACCGCCGCAGGCATGTTCCTGGCGTTCTGGCTTCCGCTCAACAACGGCCTTCGCCCCGAACCGATCATCGCCCTCGGCATTCTGCTGACGTGGTGTTCGGTGGAACGCGGGGTGGCCACCAACCGCATGTTGCCGGTGGCCATCGCGATCATCATCGGTGCGCTGACCCTGTTCTCCGGCCCCACCGGCGTCGCCGCCGTCGGCGCCCTACTGGTCGCCGTGGGACCGCTGAAAACCATTGTGGCCCGGCATACCTCGCGCTTCGGGCATCTACCGCTGCTGGCCCCGATCCTGGCCGCATGCACCGTGACGATCATCCTGATCTTCCGCGATCAGACCCTGGCCGGCGAGATCCAGGCCAGCACCTTCAAATCCGCGGTCGGCCCCAGCCTGGCCTGGTTCGACGAGCACATCCGCTACTCGCGGTTGTTCACCTCGAGCCCGGACGGCTCGGTGGCGCGACGCTTCGCGGTGCTGACCCTGCTGGTGGCACTGGCGGTGTCGCTGGCAATGACGCTTCGCAAGGGCCGCATCCCCGGCACTGCCGCCGGGCCGAGCCGCCGCATCATCGGCATCACGATCATCTCGTTCCTGGCGATGATGTTCACCCCGACCAAGTGGACGCACCACTTCGGCGTGTTCGCCGGGCTGGCCGGATCCCTCGGGGCGCTGGCCGCCGTCGCCGTGACCGCCGCCGCGATGAAGTCGCGTCGCAACCGGTCGATGTTCGCCGCCCTCGTGCTGTTCGTGGTGGCGCTGTCGTTCGCCACCGTCAACGGCTGGTGGTACGTCTCCAACTTCGGTGTGCCGTGGTCGAACTCGTTCCCCGAGTACAAGTTCGGGTTCACCACCATCCTGCTCGGTTTCTCGGTGCTGACCTTGTTGTTGGCGGCCTGGTTCCACTTCAGCGGCCGCGACAAGTCGCCTGACGAGCCGCAGAGACGCTGGCAGCGGATCGTGCAATCGCCACTGGCCATCGCCGCGTGGGTGCTGGTGATGTTCGAGGTGGTGTCACTGACCCTGGCGATGACCAATCAGTACCCGGCCTGGTCCGTCGGGCGTTCCAACCTGGAGGCGCTCACCGGCAAGACCTGCGGGCTGGCCAGCGACGTGATGGTCGAGGAGAACGCGAACGCCGGCCTGCTGGCCCCGATCAACGAACCTCCCGGCCAGGCCCTCGGTGCGGTCACCGCGCAGGGATTCGGCCCCAACGGCATCCCGTCGGACGTCTCGGCCGACCCGGTGATGGAACAGCCCGGCGCCGGTAACTTCGCCGACAGCGACTCCGGCACCGTGACCGGCAGCGAGGTGGGCACCGAGGGTGGCACCACCGCGGCCGCCGGCGTCAACGGGTCCCGGGCCCGGCTGCCCTACGGACTCGACCCCGCCACCACCCCGGTGCTGGGCAGCTGGCGCGCCGGCACCCAGCAGCCGGCGATCATGCGCTCGGCCTGGTACCGGCTGCCCGACCGCGATCAGGCCGGCCCGCTGCTGGTCGTGGCGGCCGCAGGACGCTTCGATCCGGGCGAGGTCGTGGTGCAGTGGGCCACCGACGCGCAGGCCGCCGAGAACAAGCCCGGCGGCGGCATCGGATTCGCCGATGTGGGCGCCGCCCCGGCCTGGCGCAACCTGCGGGCCCCCATGGCCGCCATCCCGCGCGAGGCCACCCAGATCCGGTTGGTCGCCTCGGACGATGACCTGGCCCCGCAGCACTGGATCGCGGTGACCCCGCCGCGGATCCCGCAGCTGCGCACCCTCCAGGACGTGGTCGGATCGCAGGACCCCGTCCTGCTGGACTGGCTCGTGGGCCTGGCGTTCCCGTGCCAGCGGCCGTTCGGCCATCAGTACGGCGTCACCGAGGTGCCCAAGTGGCGGATCCTGCCGGACCGCTTCGGCGCCGAGGCCAACTCGCCGGTGATGGACTACCTGGGCGGCGGCCCGCTGGGCATCTCCGAACTACTGCTGCGGCCGTCGAGCGTGCCGACCTATCTGCGGGACGACTGGTTCCGGGACTGGGGCTCGCTGCAACGGCTCACGCCGTGGTACCCGGACGCCGAACCGGCCCGTCTGGACCTGGGCACCGCGATCCGCAGCGGACTGTGGAGCCCGGCCCCCCTGCGCCACAGCTAG
- a CDS encoding galactan 5-O-arabinofuranosyltransferase — MQAGLAGPARVTGHMVIALMLASAVAGVSIAAIAQVQWPAYNTSNQLHALTTVGQVGALAGIFAAGLIWRRGRRTLARLAALIFLSAFSVVTLAMPLGATKLYLFGVSVDQQFRTEYLTRLADAPGLHDMTYFGLPPYYPAGWFWMGGRIASSTGTPAWEMFKPWSIVSITIAVALAFVLWATMIRFEYALIVTTASTAAMLAYSSTEPYAAIITVLLPPVFVLAWSGLRGKTRNGGWAAVIGVGIFLGFAALFYTLLLAYCAFTLALMALVLAIARRRIDPLLRLLVIALISGAIALITWGPYLLAALRGEPAEKGTAQHYLPDAGAQLTFPMLSFTLLGALCMLGTLWLVVRARTSTRAGALAIAVLAVYAWSLLSMLTTLAGTTLLSFRLQPALTVLLTTAGAFGFIEATRAIARRYQPETAQRVTIAAAAVGVIGAVTFSQDIPDVLRPDINVAYTDTDGTGQRADRRAPGAERYYREIDAKIAEVTGVPRNQTVVLTADYSFLSYYPYYGFQGLTSHYANPLAEFDKRAKAIEGWATLSEADQFVKALDEMPWKAPTVFLMRHGANDTYTLRLASDVYPNQPNVRRYHVALDAALFKDPRFEVTDIGPFVLAIRKPTPDGH; from the coding sequence ATGCAGGCCGGACTGGCCGGTCCGGCCAGGGTGACCGGACACATGGTGATCGCCCTCATGCTCGCCTCGGCGGTGGCCGGGGTGTCGATCGCGGCGATCGCCCAGGTCCAATGGCCGGCCTACAACACGTCCAACCAACTGCACGCGCTCACCACGGTGGGCCAGGTCGGCGCGCTGGCCGGAATCTTCGCCGCCGGACTGATCTGGCGTAGAGGCCGGCGCACCCTGGCCCGGCTGGCCGCACTGATCTTCCTGTCCGCGTTCTCGGTGGTCACCCTGGCGATGCCGCTGGGCGCCACCAAGCTGTACCTGTTCGGGGTCTCGGTCGACCAGCAGTTCCGCACCGAGTACCTGACCCGGCTGGCCGATGCCCCCGGCCTGCACGACATGACCTACTTCGGCCTTCCGCCGTACTACCCGGCCGGGTGGTTCTGGATGGGCGGGCGCATCGCCTCGTCCACCGGCACCCCGGCCTGGGAGATGTTCAAGCCCTGGTCGATCGTCTCGATCACCATCGCCGTGGCACTCGCTTTTGTGTTGTGGGCAACCATGATTCGGTTCGAGTACGCACTGATCGTGACCACCGCGAGCACCGCGGCCATGCTGGCCTACTCCTCCACCGAGCCCTACGCCGCGATCATCACCGTGCTGTTGCCGCCGGTGTTCGTGCTGGCCTGGTCGGGGTTGAGAGGCAAGACCCGCAACGGGGGCTGGGCCGCCGTCATCGGCGTCGGGATCTTCCTCGGCTTCGCCGCCCTCTTCTACACCCTGCTGCTGGCCTACTGCGCATTCACGCTGGCCTTGATGGCGCTGGTGCTGGCGATCGCGCGGCGCCGGATCGACCCGCTGCTGCGCCTGCTGGTCATCGCCCTGATCTCCGGGGCGATCGCCCTGATCACCTGGGGCCCGTACCTGCTGGCCGCGCTGCGCGGTGAACCCGCCGAGAAGGGCACCGCGCAGCACTATCTACCCGACGCCGGCGCCCAGCTGACCTTCCCGATGCTGAGCTTCACGCTGCTCGGCGCGCTGTGCATGCTCGGCACGTTGTGGCTGGTGGTCCGCGCGCGCACCTCGACGCGGGCCGGGGCCCTGGCCATCGCGGTGCTCGCCGTCTACGCCTGGTCACTGCTGTCGATGCTGACCACCCTGGCCGGCACCACGCTGCTGTCCTTCCGGTTGCAGCCCGCACTGACCGTGCTGCTCACCACCGCGGGCGCGTTCGGTTTCATCGAGGCGACGCGGGCCATCGCACGGCGCTACCAGCCGGAAACCGCGCAGCGCGTCACCATCGCGGCCGCCGCCGTCGGCGTGATCGGCGCCGTCACCTTCAGCCAGGACATCCCCGACGTGCTGCGCCCCGACATCAACGTGGCCTACACCGACACCGACGGAACCGGGCAGCGGGCAGACCGCCGGGCGCCCGGTGCCGAGCGCTACTACCGCGAGATCGACGCCAAGATCGCCGAGGTCACCGGAGTGCCGCGCAACCAGACCGTGGTGCTGACCGCCGACTACAGCTTCCTGTCGTACTACCCCTACTACGGGTTCCAGGGCCTGACGTCGCACTATGCCAACCCGCTTGCCGAATTCGACAAGCGCGCCAAGGCAATCGAGGGCTGGGCCACGCTGAGCGAGGCCGACCAGTTCGTGAAGGCGCTTGACGAGATGCCCTGGAAGGCGCCGACCGTGTTCCTGATGCGCCACGGCGCGAACGACACCTACACGCTGCGCCTGGCCTCCGACGTCTACCCCAACCAGCCGAACGTGCGCCGCTACCACGTGGCGCTCGACGCGGCACTGTTCAAAGATCCACGTTTCGAGGTGACCGACATCGGCCCGTTCGTCCTGGCGATCAGAAAGCCAACTCCCGATGGCCATTAA
- a CDS encoding oxygenase MpaB family protein yields the protein MTIRDWLALPETEPGEDYGFFGPDSVTWKVWSYPTSLSIGFQRAVVIEELDPALVAAVDKTHEIYSRPRTRYDRTLRYFAMVAFDDSRSTTKAADVLVKIHSKAIGTDPVTGKTYDANNPDSQLWIHLTAWHSILVAYEKYGPGPLSPEEELQYWRECAIAAELQTCDPSDVPLTREGIREYFEKMRPQLIGSDIARQAMHHLLGAEVMLPRMPLLLRPGTRVITAFLRRGTLATMPRWMREMAGLSTSRLLDALVVPPLNAAFTVIAMSKRLQLILLRLLSPATLPIGARVLLSVPPKDPITTTPREAQRRYGYAAPSQAHFEFRERQAVRVFGEGLAPSDEGIVESQPILGRIG from the coding sequence ATGACGATCCGTGACTGGCTGGCATTGCCCGAGACGGAACCGGGGGAGGACTACGGGTTCTTCGGCCCCGATTCGGTGACTTGGAAGGTGTGGAGCTATCCCACCTCGCTGTCGATCGGGTTCCAGCGCGCCGTCGTCATCGAGGAACTGGATCCCGCGCTCGTCGCGGCGGTCGACAAGACCCACGAGATCTACTCGCGGCCGCGCACCCGGTACGACCGGACGCTGCGCTACTTCGCCATGGTGGCGTTCGACGACAGTCGCTCGACCACGAAGGCGGCCGACGTTCTGGTCAAGATCCACTCCAAGGCCATCGGCACCGACCCGGTCACGGGAAAGACCTACGACGCCAACAACCCGGATTCGCAGCTGTGGATCCACCTGACCGCGTGGCATTCCATCCTGGTGGCCTACGAGAAGTACGGTCCCGGACCGCTGTCCCCCGAAGAGGAATTGCAGTACTGGCGCGAATGCGCGATCGCCGCCGAACTGCAGACCTGCGATCCCTCCGACGTTCCCCTGACCCGCGAGGGCATCCGGGAGTACTTCGAGAAGATGCGCCCCCAGCTGATCGGCTCGGATATCGCCCGACAGGCCATGCATCACCTGCTGGGCGCCGAGGTGATGCTGCCCAGGATGCCGCTGCTGCTTCGTCCCGGCACCAGGGTGATCACCGCGTTCCTGCGCCGCGGCACCCTGGCGACGATGCCGCGATGGATGCGAGAGATGGCCGGGCTCAGCACATCCCGGCTTCTCGACGCGCTGGTGGTGCCGCCGCTGAATGCCGCGTTCACGGTGATCGCCATGAGCAAGCGGCTCCAGCTGATCCTGCTGCGGTTGCTCTCGCCGGCGACCCTGCCGATCGGCGCACGGGTCCTGCTTTCGGTTCCGCCGAAGGATCCGATCACCACCACACCGCGCGAGGCTCAACGTCGCTACGGCTACGCCGCACCGAGCCAGGCGCACTTCGAATTTCGGGAGAGGCAGGCGGTCCGCGTGTTCGGCGAAGGCCTCGCGCCGAGTGACGAGGGCATCGTGGAGTCCCAGCCGATTCTCGGGAGGATCGGATAG